The genome window GTGGCTCGGGCAGTGGATGAAATGGGAGTACTGCTTACTCTCGGTGTGAATCCAGAGGATATGGGTAAAATCATCGGACGACAGGGCAATACTGCCAAAGCTATCCGCACACTGCTTCGGGTTGTAGGCATGAAAAACAACTCTAGGGTCAATCTTAAAATAGAGGAACCTGAGGGAAGGGAAGCACCAACTGCTTCCAAGAGCGTTGATGAAGCAATGGAAGATCTCAAGGTCTAAGACGGATTTTAAATTAGACATAAACAAAAGCTCGTGGTATTTTATCGCCACGGGCTTTTGTTTAAATAATACAATATGAATCCCGTTAGTAATCACGGACACTAAAATACAATATGTTAGGAAAATTGATTAGCAACAAAAGTTTAATATTTAGGCAAGGATTGAATCAGTCCGTGTCCTATTACTAACGGGATGAATTTTCACATCATCACACTTTTTCCTGAGGCATTTGACTCATATTTGAAAACTTCAATTCTTGGACGGGCAATACAAAACAAAAAGATTTCTGTTACATTTTATAATCCTCGTCTATTTACAAAAGATAAACACAGAAGAGTGGACGGCAAGCCATATGGCGGAGGCCCGGGTATGGTTATAGAAGCAGAGCCGGTATTAAAAGCGGTTACAAAAGCAATCGGCAGAAAAAAGAAAGTAAAAATTATATTTCTCTCACCCGCAGGTGTGCAGTTTGATTCACTCTATTCACGCAAACTGACAAAAAGATATAAAGATGTTGTTATTATTTCTGGGCACTACGAAGGAGTCGATGCTCGTGTTGCTACAATATTGAAAGCAGAACATATTTCAATTGGTCCATATGTACTTACCGGCGGAGAACTTCCTGCAATGGCTATCATTGATAGTCTCTCGCGTAATATAAAAGGAGTGCTTGGTAATATAGATTCTCTTGAGGAGAAAAGGACAGCAAGTTTTGATGTATATACTCGTCCGGAGATTTTAGAATACAAGAAGAAAAAGTATAAAGTACCAAAAGTGCTCCTTTCTGGAAATCATAGAGAAATTGAAAAATGGAGGAAAAATAAGAAAAAATGACTTATACACAGGCTATATCATATAAATCCTTGACACTGACGTATGGTATCTGTATACTCTCATCTACGCGTATTTATACAGCATGATTGAGTTATTGTAGGGTTCTTTTCATACGGTGCATTAGAAATTTTTACTATATTTAATTTGCTAGAAAAAGCTAAGTAGTCTTGAGCTTTTTGTTA of Patescibacteria group bacterium contains these proteins:
- a CDS encoding KH domain-containing protein, with product VARAVDEMGVLLTLGVNPEDMGKIIGRQGNTAKAIRTLLRVVGMKNNSRVNLKIEEPEGREAPTASKSVDEAMEDLKV
- the trmD gene encoding tRNA (guanosine(37)-N1)-methyltransferase TrmD, encoding MNFHIITLFPEAFDSYLKTSILGRAIQNKKISVTFYNPRLFTKDKHRRVDGKPYGGGPGMVIEAEPVLKAVTKAIGRKKKVKIIFLSPAGVQFDSLYSRKLTKRYKDVVIISGHYEGVDARVATILKAEHISIGPYVLTGGELPAMAIIDSLSRNIKGVLGNIDSLEEKRTASFDVYTRPEILEYKKKKYKVPKVLLSGNHREIEKWRKNKKK